Sequence from the Segatella copri genome:
TTCCATCTATCAGCTTGAACTTGCATTCAGGGAAGAGGATGGCGAGCGGAATGCCTGGGAAACCTCCGCCGCAGCCGAAATCGAGAATCTCCGTGCCCGGACGGAAATGGATGGCTTTGGCTATAGCCAGAGAATGGAGCACGTGGTGCTCGTACAGATTATCGATGTCCTTGCGGCTGATGACATTGATCTTGCTGTTCCAGTCGCGGTATAATGCATCGAGTGCCTCGAACTGCTTTTTCTGCTCTTCCGTGAGGTTCGGGAAGTATTTCTCTATTATTTCTATCATATAATTATATGTATTCTTCTTTATTTCTACTGATTTTTCTGCAAAGGTAGTGTAAAAAATCGGAAAACACGCTATAAAAACATCAAAATCTGTCAGATTATGCTCGTATATTAAGTTTTTTGCGTAACTTTGCACCCGTTTTCAATATAATTTAAGCAAAAATAGATAAAAACAGACAAGAAAATATGATAAAAGCAGCACTCTTCGATCTGGATGGCGTGGTTTTCGATACAGAATCGCAGTACTCCATCTTCTGGGGAATGATAGGCAGGGAGTATCATCCGGAAATGCCCGATTTCGAATATCGCATCAAAGGACAGACTCTGGTTCAGATTTACGACAAGTATTTCACCGATGAAGCCGTCTTCGCCCACATCGAAGGTTTTACAGGCGCAAAGGAGGAACAGGCTAAGATTACAGCCCGACTGGATGAGTTTGAAAAGACCATGCAGTATGAATATATTGCAGGGTTCGAAGACTTCATCAGCGACTTGAAGCAGCATGGCGTAAAATGCGCTGTGGTAACGAGCAGCAACATTCAGAAGATGCTGAATGTCTATGAACGTCACCCGGAATTCAAGGCTTATTTCGACCGCGTGCTGACCAGCGAGGATTTCGCCGAGAGCAAGCCTCATCCAGACTGCTATTTGAAAGGTGCAGCCTATTTCGGTGTGGAACCGGAGGACTGTGTAGGGCTGGAAGACAGCTTCAACGGACTGAAGGCGGTGAGAGCCTCAGGAGCCTTTACCCTAGGTCTCGCCACAACGAACAGCAGAGAAGCCATCCAGCCGCTATCCGACTATGTAATAGATGATTACAGAGGTTCCGGCTTTGCTGATTTGCAGCGCATCGTGGATGCTGCGAAATAGATTCAACGCAGAACAATAAATAAATCAAAATAAAAAAAATGGGATATTTATCTACTGACAAGAAGAAAATTACCACCAAGACCTTCGCGGAAATGAAGAAGGCTGGCGAGAAAGTAACCATGCTGACAGCATACGACTTTACAACAGCCGGAATTATAGATGCTGCAGGAATTGACTCTATATTAATAGGTGATTCGGCCAGCAATGTGATGGCAGGAAATGCAGACACATTGCCGATTACCGTAGACCAGATGATTTATCACGCCCGCAGCGTGGCCCGTGCCTGCCAGCATGCTTTCGTGGTTTGCGACATGCCTTTCGGCAGCTATCAGATCAGCAAGGAAGAGGCGCTGCGCAATGCTTGCCGCATGATGAAGGAAACGGGTGTAGACGCTCTGAAACTGGAAGGCGGCGTAGAAATCTGCGACACGGTTAAGGCGCTGGTTAATGCAGGAATCCCGGTTCATGGTCATCTCGGACTTACCCCGCAGAGCGTAAACAAGTTTGGCGGTTATGGCATTCGTGCCAAGGAAGAGGCTGAGGCACAGAAGCTTATCAGCGACGC
This genomic interval carries:
- a CDS encoding HAD family hydrolase — encoded protein: MIKAALFDLDGVVFDTESQYSIFWGMIGREYHPEMPDFEYRIKGQTLVQIYDKYFTDEAVFAHIEGFTGAKEEQAKITARLDEFEKTMQYEYIAGFEDFISDLKQHGVKCAVVTSSNIQKMLNVYERHPEFKAYFDRVLTSEDFAESKPHPDCYLKGAAYFGVEPEDCVGLEDSFNGLKAVRASGAFTLGLATTNSREAIQPLSDYVIDDYRGSGFADLQRIVDAAK
- the panB gene encoding 3-methyl-2-oxobutanoate hydroxymethyltransferase codes for the protein MGYLSTDKKKITTKTFAEMKKAGEKVTMLTAYDFTTAGIIDAAGIDSILIGDSASNVMAGNADTLPITVDQMIYHARSVARACQHAFVVCDMPFGSYQISKEEALRNACRMMKETGVDALKLEGGVEICDTVKALVNAGIPVHGHLGLTPQSVNKFGGYGIRAKEEAEAQKLISDAIALDEAGCFAIVLEKVPAKLAAEVSKKVKAVTIGIGAGNGCDGQVLVYADALGMTQGFKPKFLRHFAQVGEEMTKGVKAYIDAVKTVDYPSAEESY